In Vicia villosa cultivar HV-30 ecotype Madison, WI unplaced genomic scaffold, Vvil1.0 ctg.000009F_1_1_3, whole genome shotgun sequence, the following are encoded in one genomic region:
- the LOC131621519 gene encoding myb family transcription factor PHL5-like, producing the protein MREVWNIGTCSQQQEEEKTSNTNTIMSRFESPTSAFYATETCMGFAEFDNSQSLNTQVHKINDLEYPLCQSLRENNQFLDSSNQSDPNFELSNTLQALVKSQLNGNHCVRLPENHNKFSCENFSRIKPFPFEQQKLFFDDLASVSRNSSFYNKGNHDYMVARGTYHLSVEQLNFSSQHEMLSPTISSGSISNSVGNSSSNGNVVSSKTRIRWTKDLHEKFVECVNRLGGADKATPKAILKMMDSEGLTIFHVKSHLQKYRTAKFMPETSGKSDKRIHTEDPHHVGVKAGYQIKEALQLQLEAQRRLHEQLEIQRTLQLRLEEQGKQLKKMFDQQQKTCTNFFNTPATINNDDTKTSHKDVEVSISEAAENSLLPCLTSPNT; encoded by the exons ATGAGAGAAGTTTGGAATATAGGAACATGCAGTcaacaacaagaagaagaaaaaacatcTAATACAAACACTATTATGAGCCGTTTTGAGTCACCAACTTCTGCTTTTTATGCAACAGAAACTTGCATGGGTTTTGCAGAATTTGATAATAGTCAATCTTTGAATACTCAAGTGCATAAGATCAATGATTTGGAGTACCCTTTATGTCAATCTTTAAGGGAAAACAATCAATTTTTGGATTCATCAAACCAATCTGATCCCAACTTTGAGTTGTCAAATACTTTGCAAGCATTGGTGAAATCTCAATTGAATGGTAATCATTGTGTTAGATTACCAGAAAACCACAATAAATTTTCTTGTGAGAATTTTTCTAGGATCAAGCCTTTTCCGTTTGAACAACAAAAGTTGTTTTTCGATGATCTTGCCTCGGTTAGTAGAAACTCATCATTTTATAACAAAGGAAATCATGACTATATG GTTGCTCGCGGAACTTATCATTTATCAGTTGAGCAACTGAATTTCTCTTCTCAACATGAGATGTTATCTCCAACAATTTCATCAGGAAGTATCTCAAATTCTGTTGGAAACTCTTCTTCTAATGGAAATGTAGTCTCGAGTAAAACTAGAATTAGATGGACAAAGGATCTTCATGAGAAGTTTGTTGAGTGTGTGAATCGCCTCGGTGGTGCTGACA AGGCAACACCAAAAGCTATATTGAAGATGATGGATTCTGAAGGTTTGACCATATTTCATGTGAAAAGTCATTTGCAGAAATATAGAACTGCAAAATTCATGCCAGAGACTTCAG GGAAATCTGACAAAAGAATCCATACAGAAGATCCGCATCATGTTGGTGTTAAAGC TGGCTATCAAATTAAGGAAGCACTTCAACTTCAATTAGAAGCACAAAGACGTCTTCATGAACAACTAGAG ATTCAAAGAACATTACAATTGCGACTTGAGGAACAAGGCAAACAGCTGAAAAAGATGTTTGATCAGCAGCAGAAGACCTGTACCAACTTCTTCAATACTCCAGCTACAATCAATAATGATGATACAAAAACTAGTCACAAAGATGTTGAAGTTTCTATTTCGGAAGCGGCTGAAAATTCTTTACTCCCTTGTTTAACCTCTCCGAATACATAA